In Centroberyx gerrardi isolate f3 chromosome 20, fCenGer3.hap1.cur.20231027, whole genome shotgun sequence, a genomic segment contains:
- the daglb gene encoding diacylglycerol lipase-beta encodes MPGMVVFGRRWGIASDDLVFPGAFELFVRILWWIGTLILYTLHKGSFGCKGGGVLHSYLVVLLVLLALIILSLCAIIYVSAQGTITNPGPRRSIPALVYLRALLYIPELVWACLGAVWVSDDSQGCDPATVGAVIAAVVASWILLLSTGLGVVFVFDPLGNPRPQPAAVEQLGVRDLESSEGSQFLSTARSLAIKVWESRLRLLCCCLPQDESHRAAFSSIAQLVSGFFSDTDLVPSDIAAGLALLHQEQDKMEQCRNPDDIVIHSPSSPIGEDLETELEKAAHCMQFAAAAYGWPMYIYSHPLTGPCKLSGDCCRSQAAEYDIVGGDHLGCHFSSILHSTGLQYRDFIHVSFHNQIYEIPFFVALDHKREAVLVAVRGTLSLKDVLTDLSAECENLPVEGVSGTCYAHKGMSQAAGYIYKKLVNDGILNQAFSIAPEYKLVITGHSLGAGTASLLAILLRNSFPTLQCYSFSPPGGLMSKALADYSKDFVISVVLGKDLVPRLSIPNMEDLKRRILKMVSNCNKPKYRILLQGCWYELFGGDPDDFPTEMDNRREEELSQPLLGEESLMIRRSSSYQSLASEDSPAHTAAHLPLYLPGRVLHITEDGPSRRSCFSQVRYRAEWSSEMAFRSVLISPRMLADHMPDGVLRALSSLTSDRPFSLCPSSISNSRRNVI; translated from the exons ATGCCTGGGATGGTGGTGTTCGGTCGGCGTTGGGGAATCGCCAGTGATGACCTTGTTTTCCCCGGCGCCTTTGAACTCTTCGTCCGTATACTTTG GTGGATTGGGACCCTGATCCTGTACACTCTTCATAAGGGCAGTTTTGGTTGTAAAGGTGGAGGAGTCCTCCACAGCTACCTGGTAGTACTGTTGGTCTTGCTAGCGCTGATCATCCTGTCACTATGTGCAATTATCTACGTCAGTGCTCAAG GTACCATTACGAACCCTGGCCCTCGGCGCTCCATCCCTGCGCTGGTGTATCTGCGAGCGCTCCTGTACATCCCTGAGCTGGTGTGGGCCTGCCTGGGGGCTGTGTGGGTGTCTGATGACAGCCAAGGCTGTGATCCTGCCACCGTGGGTGCTGTCATTGCAGCAGTGGTTGCCAG TTGGATCTTACTGCTCTCCACGGGCTTGGGggtggtgtttgtgtttgaccCGTTGGGGAACCCCCGTCCTCAGCCGGCTGCCGTGGAGCAGTTAGGCGTGCGAGACCTGGAGAGCAGCGAGGGCTCCCAGTTCCTGTCCACGGCTCGCTCCCTGGCCATCAAGGTGTGGGAGAGCAGGCTGcggctgctgtgctgctgcctgCCGCAGGACGAGAGCCACAGAGCAGCATTCTCCAGCATCGCACAGCTCGTCAGCGGCTTCTTCTCT gacaCAGACCTGGTTCCCAGTGACATAGCGGCTGGCTTGGCTCTGCTTCACCAGGAGCAGGATAAGATGGAGCAGTGCAGAAACCCAGATGACATCGTCATTCACAGCCCTTCTTCCCCCATT GGTGAGGATTTGGAGACAGAGTTGGAGAAAGCAGCCCACTGTATGCAGTTTGCTGCAGCAGCCTATGGCTGGCCGATGTACATTTACTCCCACCCCCTTACTGGGCCCTGCAAACTCAGTGGAGACTG ctGTAGGAGCCAAGCTGCTGAGTATGACATTGTAGGGGGAGACCACCTCGGCTGTCATTTTTCATCCATCCTACACAGCACTGGTCTGCAGTACAGAGACTTCATCCACGTCAGCTTCCACAACCAG ATCTATGAGATCCCCTTCTTTGTGGCTCTGGATCATAAGAGGGAAGCTGTACTGGTGGCTGTCAGAGGAACGCTGTCACTCAAG gacGTCCTGACAGACCTGTCTGCTGAATGTGAGAACCTGCCTGTAGAGGGAGTGTCTGGAACCTGCTACGCTCACAAG GGCATGTCTCAGGCGGCGGGATATATCTACAAGAAGCTGGTGAATGACGGCATCCTGAACCAGGCTTTCTCCATTGCACCG gagTATAAGCTGGTCATCACTGGTCACAGTCTGGGTGCCGGCACAGCTTCCCTGCTGGCCATCCTTCTGCGCAATTCCTTCCCCACCCTGCAGTGCTACTCGTTCTCTCCACCAGGGGGACTCATGAG TAAAGCCTTGGCTGATTACTCCAAAGACTTTGTGATTTCTGTTGTGCTGGGAAAGGATCTGGTGCCCAG ATTGAGCATTCCCAATATGGAGGATTTGAAGAGACGGATACTGAAAATGGTCTCAAACTGCAATAAGCCCAAG TACCGCATCCTGCTGCAGGGATGCTGGTACGAGCTGTTCGGAGGAGACCCGGACGACTTCCCGACTGAGATGGacaacaggagggaggaggagcttAGCCAGCCGCTGCTGGGGGAGGAGTCGCTGATGATTCGCCGCTCATCATCCTATCAGAGCCTGGCCTCGGAGGACTCGCCCGCCCACACGGCCGCCCACCTACCCCTCTACCTGCCCGGTCGCGTCCTGCACATCACAGAGGACGGGCCATCGCGGAG atCCTGTTTTTCCCAGGTCCGGTACCGTGCCGAGTGGTCCAGCGAAATGGCGTTCCGGAGCGTTTTGATCAGCCCCCGGATGCTTGCGGACCACATGCCCGACGGCGTGCTGCGCGCGCTCAGCAGCCTGACCAGCGACAGgcccttctccctctgcccGTCGTCCATAAGCAACAGCCGCCGCAACGTTATCTGA
- the mrpl58 gene encoding LOW QUALITY PROTEIN: large ribosomal subunit protein mL62 (The sequence of the model RefSeq protein was modified relative to this genomic sequence to represent the inferred CDS: inserted 1 base in 1 codon), with protein MAASIARRCYLLGRSSGINLLIPRDVKLKGVMCDRNSSLLRHCIQPSVAYGNRATDNIQDAQVHIPVDRLTVSYSRSSGPGGQHVNKVSTKAEVRFHVRTADWISEDVRQKILEKNKNRINKAGELLVTSELSRSQQRNLXCVHKISAIIAEASEKPYEPTAEDVALRATRLEKSNKERLKQKKIQSATKQSRRVDFE; from the exons ATGGCGGCCTCCATTGCACGCCGTTGTTATTTACTTGGTCGTAGTTCTGGAATAAACCTATTGATCCCCAGGGATGTAAAACTAAAGGGTGTCATGTGCGACAGAAACAGCTCTCTCCTCAGACACTGCATCCAGCCAAGTGTTGCTTACGGAAACCGAGCGACAGATAATATACAG GATGCCCAAGTACACATTCCAGTGG ACCGTCTGACGGTGTCTTACAGCAGAAGCAGCGGTCCTGGTGGTCAGCATGTCAACAAAG TCAGCACAAAAGCAGAGGTCCGATTCCATGTGCGAACAGCAGACTGGATCTCAGAAGATGTTCGACAAAAAATCCTTGAAAAA AACAAGAACCGCATCAACAAGGCCGGGGAGCTGCTGGTGACCTCAGAGCTGAGCAGGAGCCAGCAGAGGAACC GCTGTGTACACAAGATCTCTGCCATCATAGCAGAGGCCAGTGAGAAGCCATATGAgccaacagcagaagatgtggccCTTAGAGCAACCAG gttagagaagAGCAACAAAGAGCGACTCAAACAGAAGAAGATCCAGTCAGCAACCAAGCAGAGCAGACGAGTGGATTTTGAGTGA
- the LOC139918407 gene encoding cerebellar degeneration-related protein 2-like: protein MLSAGRMEEFVTEEEEPWYDQQDLEQDLHLAAELGKTLLERNKELEDSLQQMYITNEEQVQEIEYLSKQLEVLRDMNEQHAKVYEQLDGTARDLELTNHTLVLDSKASQQKIERLTGTIEALQNQVENLSGQVEQLRSMEQLRVKREKRERRKTIHSFPCLRELCTAPRYEDGFVVGRAESFTVDAKRQPLEEENEHLREAVSALRSAVRTERGRREGAERECHLLLGEFSRLETRVQDAESCQARVRELEVELQELQQLRRARTLLLSSEDDGVALTQTLLNSTPETDTFLEGEAGETGGGVREETEGGGGVGGEALPASSPVRKSCSDTALNAIVARDASGRRRGSYALHANSVRKRGMSILREVDEQYHALLEKYEELLGKCRRHEESLCHAGVQTSRPVSRDPSMKDCAVGPTPAPPPTPTQSPSTPEAIESISKQVEAVDKRLGQNTPEYKALFKEIFSRIQKTKTDIKATKAAKASKPGKSGKSSKQ from the exons ACCTCCACTTGGCGGCGGAGCTGGGGAAGACGCTGCTGGAGAGGAACAAGGAGCTGGAGGACTCCCTGCAGCAGATGTACATCACTAATGAAGAGCAAGTGCAGGAGATCGAG TACCTGTCGAAGCAGCTGGAGGTGCTGCGGGACATGAATGAGCAGCATGCTAAAGTGTACGAGCAGCTGGACGGGACCGCCAGAGACCTGGAGCTCACCAACCACACGCTGGTGCTGGACAGCAAGGCCTCGCAGCAGAAGAtcgagag GCTGACGGGGACCATCGAGGCTCTGCAGAACCAGGTGGAGAATCTCTCGGGGCAGGTGGAGCAGCTTCGCTCCATGGAGCAGCTCCGGGTCAAACGGGAGAAGAGGGAGCGACGCAAGACCATCCACTCCTTCCCTTGCCTGAGGGAGCTTTGCACCGCGCCCAG gTATGAGGATGGCTTTGTGGTGGGCAGGGCTGAGAGCTTTACCGTGGACGCGAAGCGGCAGccgctggaggaggagaacgagCACCTGCGGGAGGCGGTGTCGGCCCTGCGCTCCGCCGTCCGGACCGAGCGGGGCCGCAGGGAGGGGGCGGAGAGAGAGTGCCACCTCCTGCTGGGGGAGTTCTCCCGCCTGGAGACGCGGGTGCAG GATGCCGAGAGCTGCCAGGCGAGGGTGCGGGAGctggaggtggagctgcaggagctgcagcagctgcggCGCGCTCGGACGTTGCTGCTGAGCAGCGAGGACGACGGCGTGGCTCTCACCCAGACCCTCCTCAACAGCACCCCGGAGACGGACACCTTCctggagggggaggcgggggagacggggggaggggtgagggaggagacggaggggggAGGCGGCGTGGGGGGGGAGGCCCTGCCCGCCTCCAGCCCCGTGAGGAAGAGCTGCAGCGACACGGCGCTCAACGCCATCGTGGCCCGGGACGCGTCCGGCCGCAGGAGAGGGAGCTACGCCCTGCACGCCAACAGCGTGAGGAAGAGGGGCATGTCCATCCTCAGGGAGGTGGACGAGCAGTACCACGCCTTGCTGGAGAAGTACGAGGAGCTGCTGGGCAAGTGCCGGCGCCACGAGGAGAGCCTGTGCCACGCCGGCGTGCAGACCTCCCGCCCCGTGTCCCGGGACCCGTCCATGAAAGACTGCGCCGTGGGCCCCACCCCGGCGCCGCCCCCGACCCCCACCCAGTCGCCCTCCACCCCCGAGGCCATCGAGAGCATCAGCAAACAGGTGGAGGCCGTGGACAAGCGGCTGGGACAGAACACGCCGGAGTACAAGGCGCTTTTTAAAGAGATCTTCTCTCGCATCCAGAAGACCAAGACGGACATCAAAGCCACCAAAGCTGCGAAAGCCAGCAAACCTGGGAAGTCTGGCAAATCTAGTAAACAGTAA